One window of the Babesia bovis T2Bo chromosome 2, whole genome shotgun sequence genome contains the following:
- a CDS encoding SmORF protein (Small Open Reading Frame (SmORF)) yields the protein MVAFNMLWKLSILVAFGLSATATSTEVAQEQPTQEGLDIGIPGKEYEQATELVKVPEQDNTDSEKEIATDEPPKYSVEWYLLPEPENRAALRSFLPWSLSISVPTNCKKPISTALMNQIRWYFSRRDLQWFLLPKQENRTALRKLLPIDVAAVIPEDCRKAIPGVYESYIWTYFSLSAVEWLLESKPENRSLLIKSLPSDLAKGVPEDVNKPIDPAVEERIREYFAFTVPDLR from the coding sequence ATGGTAGCCttcaacatgttatggaagctATCTATATTGGTAGCCTTTGGGCTCTCTGCTACGGCCACTTCTACTGAGGTAGCCCAGGAGCAACCCACGCAAGAAGGATTAGACATCGGAATCCCTGGTAAGGAATACGAACAGGCCACTGAACTTGTAAAAGTACCGGAGCAAGATAATACCGACAGTGAAAAGGAGATTGCGACAGATGAACCACCCAAGtactctgttgaatggtatctgttacctGAGCCGGAAAATAGAGCCGCTTTACGTAGTTTTTTGCCATGGTCTTTGTCTATTTCTGTGCCAACGAACTGCAAAAAGCCCATATCGACTGCATTAATGAACCAAATTCGGTGGTATTTTTCAAGGCGTGACCTTCAATGGTTTTTGTTACCCAAACAAGAAAACAGAACTGCCCTACGTAAGTTGTTACCAATCGACGTGGCTGCAGTAATTCCAGAAGATTGCCGTAAGGCAATACCGGGCGTATATGAAAGCTATATTTGGACGTATTTCTCATTGTCTGCCGTTGAATGGCTTCTGGAATCCAAGCCGGAAAATAGATCTCTTCTAATTAAGTCGTTACCAAGCGATCTGGCCAAAGGTGTTCCCGAAGATGTCAACAAACCAATAGATCCTGCAGTGGAAGAACGTATTAGGGAGTATTTCGCATTTACTGTGCCAGATTTGAGGTGA